One Helianthus annuus cultivar XRQ/B chromosome 12, HanXRQr2.0-SUNRISE, whole genome shotgun sequence genomic region harbors:
- the LOC110895206 gene encoding probable beta-1,3-galactosyltransferase 14 yields the protein MPMPKKFFQARSQSNSPNRSILQALCILIGITGVLLFIIAVSRGRIGAESKCKYGKPLSVSVVWDKSGGSSGGSDRLGFVSGGDQKRRKVMGFVGIQTGFASVGRRKALRKTWMPSDHQGLQRLEEATGLAFRFIIGKTSDASKMAELRKEVEEYDDFLMLDIVEEYSKLPYKTLAFFKAAYALYDSEFYVKADDDIYLRPDRLSLLLAKERTHSQTYLGCMKKGPVFTDPKLKWYEPLGHMLGKEYFLHAYGPIYALSADVVSSLVALRNDSFRMFSNEDVTIGAWMLAMNVNHEDNRQLCQPECTATSIAVWDIPKCSGLCNPEKKMLELHKLESCASSPTLPSDEDE from the exons ATGCCGATGCCTAAAAAGTTCTTCCAAGCTCGATCTCAATCCAACTCACCTAACAGATCAATCTTACAAGCACTCTGTATCCTGATCGGCATCACCGGTGTGTTATTATTCATCATCGCCGTTTCACGAGGACGAATCGGAGCAGAAAGCAAATGTAAGTACGGTAAACCGCTTTCCGTATCGGTAGTTTGGGATAAAAGTGGCGGTTCTAGTGGTGGAAGTGATAGGTTAGGGTTTGTGAGTGGTGGAGATCAGAAGAGGCGTAAGGTGATGGGATTTGTTGGAATTCAGACCGGTTTTGCCTCGGTTGGTAGGCGGAAAGCGTTGCGGAAGACGTGGATGCCTTCGGATCATCAAGGTCTTCAACG ATTGGAAGAGGCCACTGGCTTAGCTTTTAGGTTTATTATTGGCAAAACTAGCGATGCATCAAAGATGGCGGAACTTAGGAAAGAGGTGGAGGAATATGACGACTTCTTGATGTTGGATATTGTTGAGGAGTATAGTAAGCTTCCATACAAAAC GTTGGCATTTTTCAAAGCTGCGTATGCACTCTACGATTCTGAGTTTTATGTTAAAGCTGATGATGACATATATCTAAGACCAG ATCGGCTCTCGCTGCTCCTGGCTAAAGAACGTACTCACTCACAGACTTATCTTGGATGCATGAAGAAAGGTCCTGTGTTCACTGACCCGAAACTCAAATG GTATGAACCTCTAGGGCATATGCTTGGGAAAGAGTACTTTCTCCATGCTTACGGTCCAATATACGCTCTTTCTGCAGACGTTGTTTCAAGCTTGGTTGCTCTAAGAAACGACAG TTTCCGGATGTTCAGCAATGAGGATGTTACTATCGGCGCATGGATGCTTGCAATGAACGTCAATCACGAGGACAATCGTCAACTTTGTCAACCTGAATGTACCGCTACATCCATTGCTGTGTGGGACATTCCGAAGTGTTCCG GGCTTTGTAACCCCGAAAAGAAGATGTTGGAACTTCATAAATTGGAAAGCTGTGCAAGCAGCCCAACGTTGCCATCTGATGAAGACGAGTAA